Genomic DNA from Desulfurellaceae bacterium:
GGGGCGGGTGTGAAACCTGCCCCCTATCGCTCAGGCGCTGAGCGGGTCTGCGGCGCTGACCGTATACTTCTTGGCCTCAACCGGGCCGGCCACCAGCCGGGGAATGGCCTTGATGAAGGTGGCCATGTGGTCGGTCTGCATATGCCGGGCGAGGGCTTCCTCAGACTCCCACTCCTCAAACACACGTATGAGGTTGGGATCGGCCAGATCGGCGTAGAACTGGTAGAACAGACA
This window encodes:
- a CDS encoding antibiotic biosynthesis monooxygenase, which translates into the protein MLVVSGTIPIKAESRDEAVQLALDMAKATQAEDGCLFYQFYADLADPNLIRVFEEWESEEALARHMQTDHMATFIKAIPRLVAGPVEAKKYTVSAADPLSA